One window of the Populus nigra chromosome 4, ddPopNigr1.1, whole genome shotgun sequence genome contains the following:
- the LOC133691279 gene encoding sister-chromatid cohesion protein 3-like, translating into MEDHPETSRNRSKRNRSKNATDERTSEEVEEREDDFEEVRPKSKRNRAAKDDTPAAVLLNPNQSLIDVIKGNGVQIPQAVKLWVERYEKDPKLAMVELLTMLFEACGAKYSIKKELLDETDVDDVVVALVNLARNGEVEDYQSSKRKDFKHFKDNLITFWDNLVTECQNGPLFDKVLFDKCMDYIIALSCTPPRVYRQVASLMGLQLVASFITVAKALGLQRETTQRQLNVEKKKQIEGPRLASLNKRLSATHDKILVLEDLMRKIFTGLFVHRYRDIDPNIRTSCIESLGVWVLSYPSLFLQDLYLKYLGWTLNDKNAGVRKASVQALKKLYDVDDNVPTLGLFTERFSNRMIELADDIDVSVAVCAIGLVKQLLRHQLLPDDDLGPLYDLLIDDPAEIRRAIGELVYDHLIAQKFNNSQSSSKGSDDGSSEVHLSRMLQILREFSADPILSIYVIDDVWEYMKAMKDWKCIISMLLDANPLIELTDDDATNLVRLLSASVRKAVGERIVPASDTRKQYYNKAQKEIFENNRRDITIAMMKNYPLLLRKFMADKSKVPSLVEIIVHMNLGLYSLKRQESNFKNVLQLMKQSFFIHGDKEALRSCVKAIKFCSTESQGELKDYALNKLKNLEDELINKLKSAVKEAADGDEYSLLVNLKRLYELQLAWSVPIESLYEDIVKVLHSFRNVDDEVVSFLLLNMYLHVAWSLQSIVNSETVSEASLTSLLFKRTALFEELEYFLGTPSEDKEGNKCGNQLACRVCIILAEAWCLFRKTNFSSTKLEHLGYCPDTSVLQRFWKLCEQQLNISDETEDEETNKEYIEETNRDAVMIASAKLVVSSAVPREYLTPEIISHFVMHGTSVAEIVKHLITVIKKNDDFPDIFLEALKRAYDRHLVDLSKSDDESFTSKSLIECKDLAARLSGTFVGAARNKHRSDILKIARDGIEYAFVDSPKQLSFLEGAVLHFVSKLPVVDILEILKDVQSRTENINTDEDPSGWRPYHTFVDSLREKYVKNEGLPDEKERKRGGRPRKRRNIEGKRLFDEDSSSEEEDSISCSDREDAHDEEEKQDEEEEDEAPLIHSLRSSSKLRSLKLSRDENKGHRRTGVSASKTSGASN; encoded by the exons ATGGAGGACCACCCCGAAACTTCCCGAAACCGCTCT AAGAGGAATCGGTCTAAGAACGCGACCGATGAGAGAACAAGTGAGGAGGTGGAGGAGCGCGAGGATGATTTCGAAGAGGTTCGCCCTAAATCCAAGCGTAATCGTGCTGCCAAGGATGACACTCCCGCCGCCGTCCTCCTCAATCCCAACCAAAGCTTGATAG ATGTTATTAAAGGGAATGGGGTACAAATTCCTCAGGCGGTGAAGCTTTGGGTTGAGCGATATGAGAAGGATCCAAAACTTGCAATGGTTGAGCTCTTGACGATGCTGTTTGAG GCATGTGGAGCCAAGTATAGTATCAAGAAAGAGTTGCTGGATGAGACTGATGTTGATGATGTTGTCGTTGCTCTTGTCAATCTTGCAAGAAAT GGTGAAGTTGAAGATTATCAGAGTTCAAAGAGGAAGGACTTCAAACACTTTAAAGATAACCTCATCACATTCTGGGACAATTTGGTTACTGAGTGCCAAAATGGGCCCCTGTTTGATAAGGTTTTGTTTGACAAATGCATGGACTATATAATAGCACTGTCATG CACTCCACCAAGAGTTTACCGTCAAGTTGCATCCTTGATGGGTCTCCAACTTGTCGCGTCATTCATAACAGTAGCTAAAGCGCTTGGCTTACAACGAGAAACTACTCAGAGACAATTAAATgtggaaaagaagaaacaaatagAAGGACCTCGTCTAGCGTCCCTAAATAAAAGGTTATCAGCAACTCATGATAAGATACTTGTACTAGAGGACTTGATGCGCAAAATATTTACCGG GTTATTCGTGCATCGGTACCGTGATATTGATCCTAATATTCGAACATCATGCATTGAGTCTCTTGGTGTATGGGTTTTGTCCTATCCATCACTTTTCTTGCAGGATTTATACTTAAAGTATCTTGGATGGACACTAAATGATAAA AATGCAGGTGTCAGAAAAGCATCTGTTCaagcattaaaaaaactttatgatgTGGATGATAATGTGCCCACTCTCGGTCTTTTTACTGAAAGATTTTCCAACCGGATGATTGAGCTTGCTGATGACATTGATGTTTCTGTAGCTGTTTGTGCGATAGGACTTGTAAAACAATTACTTAG GCATCAGCTCCTACCTGATGATGACTTGGGTCCGTTATATGATTTACTTATTGATGATCCAGCAGAAATCAGGCGTGCCATAGGAGAATTGGTGTATGATCACCTAATTGCACAAAAATTTAACAACTCTCAATCTAGCTCAAAAG GCAGTGATGATGGCTCTTCTGAGGTTCATCTTAGCAGAATGTTGCAGATTTTGAGGGAGTTTTCAGCAGATCCAATTCTCAGTATCTATGTTATTGATGATGTTTGGGAGTACATGAAAGCAATGAAG GACTGGAAGTGTATTATTTCCATGCTCCTGGATGCGAATCCATTAATTGAGCTTACCGATGATGATGCTACAAATTTGGTTAGACTTCTTTCTGCATCTGTCAGAAAGGCTGTGGGAGAGAGGATTGTTCCAGCATCAGATACTCGAAAGCAATATTACAATAAAGCTCAGAAA gaaatatttgaaaataatagacGGGACATAACTATCGCCATGATGAAGAACTACCCGCTACTTCTGCGCAAATTCATGGCCGACAAATCAAAAGTGCCATCGTTGGTTGAGATCATTGTGCATATGAACCTAGGGCTTTATTCCCTGAAGAGACAGGAGAGT AATTTCAAAAATGTCCTTCAGCTCATGAAACAGTCATTTTTTATACATGGTGACAAGGAAGCACTCAGATCTTGTGTGAAGGCTATCAAGTTCTGTTCCACCGAAAGTCAAGGAGAGCTGAAAGATTATGCtctaaataaattgaagaatctTGAAGATGAACTCATTAATAAGCTTAAGTCTGCAGTGAAAGAAGCAGCG GATGGTGATGAATATTCTCTGCTTGTGAATTTGAAAAGGTTATATGAGCTTCAGTTGGCATGGTCTGTACCTATTGAGAGCTTATATGAAGATATTGTTAAGGTTCTCCACAGTTTCAGAAATGTGGATGATGAG GTTGTCAGTTTTCTTCTGCTCAATATGTATTTGCATGTAGCCTGGAGTCTGCAGTCTATTGTAAACAGTGAAACTGTCTCTGAAGCTTCGTTAACTTCTCTACTGTTTAAACGCACTGCCTTGTTTGAGGAACTTGAGTACTTTCTTGGAACCCCTTCTGAAGATAAGGAAGGGAATAAATGTGGAAATCAGCTTGCTTGTAGA GTTTGTATTATACTTGCAGAAGCATGGTGTTTGTTCAGAAAGACtaatttttcttcaacaaaGCTGGAACATTTAGGATATTGTCCAGATACATCTGTTCTACAAAGGTTCTGGAAACTTTGTGAACAACAGTTAAATATTTCAG ATGAGACAGAAGATGAAGAGACAAACAAGGAGTACATTGAGGAGACAAACAGAGACGCAGTTATGATTGCTTCAGCGAAGTTGGTAGTTAGCAGTGCAGTTCCCAGG GAATATCTTACTCCGGAGATCATTTCTCACTTTGTGATGCATGGAACAAGTGTTGCAGAGATAGTCAAGCATCTAATCACCGTCATAAAGAAGAATGATGATTTTCCAGACATTTTCCTAGAAGCATTGAAAAGG GCCTATGATCGGCATCTAGTGGATCTTTCAAAAAGTGATGATGAATCTTTCACCAGCAAATCTCTCATAGAGTGCAAGGATCTTGCTGCTCGACTTTCTGGGACATTCGTGGGTGCTGCTCGGAACAAGCATCGATCTGATATTCTAAAAATCGCCAGGGATGGTATTGAATATGCTTTCGTAGATTCTCCAAAACAGCTCTCTTTTCTGGAAGGTGCTGTGCTTCATTTTGTGTCCAAGCTTCCTGTGGTTGACATCCTGGAAAT TCTAAAGGATGTCCAGAGCCGGACAGAGAATATAAATACTGATGAAGATCCTAGTGGCTGGCGCCCTTACCACACATTTGTTGACAGCTTACGAGAGAAGTATGTGAAGAATGAAGGTTTGCCAG ATGAGAAAGAGAGGAAACGCGGTGGTCGCCCAAGAAAGCGGCGTAATATTGAGGGAAAGAGATTGTTTGACGAGGACAGTTCAAGCGAAGAAGAGGATTCTATTAGTTGTTCAGATCGAGAAGATGCTCATGATGAAGAAGAGAAGCAGGATGAGGAGGAAGAGGATGAGGCTCCTTTGATACATTCCCTCAGGTCATCATCCAAGTTGAGGTCATTGAAACTTTCAAGAGATGAAAACAAAGGCCATAGAAGGACAGGAGTTTCTGCTTCTAAAACATCAG GGGCATCAAACTAG
- the LOC133691280 gene encoding protein WHAT'S THIS FACTOR 9, mitochondrial: MVFLLLLKKGAGCSNFLGAFRTGYNYQQKFSLVNVKLKWVKDRVLDTVVADQADLKAACILVSIISSARGCCLPIYRLRLHRGQLGLPHDLKLSTFIRRYPNIFCESHVLDSGGTRVPCFQLTAEALDLRREELGILEQNQIDLVERLCKLLMLTRDRTLPLQTIDQLRWDMGLPYDYFDSLIPLHPDLFSSVRLPDDRVGLKLQVWDDRLAVSQLQKNAALQQKEEDMKNGCLAFPVGFTRGFGLKRKCMEWLEEWQRLPYTSPYSDASDLDPRTDVSEKRIVGVFHELLHLTVHKRTERKNVSNLRNPLSLPQKFTRVFERHPGIFYISKKIDTQTVVLREAYDRQQLLHKHPLVDIRGKYASMMRKGFLDRSRGLYKKTASSGPEESMIVHGDEPTDSCEEDLGCDLLSE, encoded by the coding sequence ATGGTTTTTCTGCTGTTGTTGAAAAAGGGAGCTGGATGCTCCAATTTTCTTGGTGCGTTTCGGACAGGATACAATTACCAgcaaaaatttagcttggtgaATGTCAAGTTAAAATGGGTGAAGGATAGAGTATTGGATACTGTAGTGGCAGATCAGGCAGATCTTAAAGCAGCTTGCATACTTGTTTCGATCATCTCTTCTGCTCGCGGATGCTGCCTTCCTATATACCGGCTTAGACTGCATCGTGGGCAGCTTGGGCTGCCTCATGATCTTAAGCTCTCTACATTTATCAGGAGATATCCTAATATTTTCTGTGAATCTCATGTTCTTGATAGTGGAGGCACTCGTGTTCCCTGCTTTCAGTTGACTGCTGAAGCCCTAGATCTCCGCCGTGAAGAACTTGGAATTCTTGAGCAGAATCAAATTGATTTGGTTGAACGGCTATGCAAACTGCTTATGCTTACAAGGGATAGGACACTGCCATTACAAACCATTGACCAGCTGAGATGGGACATGGGATTGCCTTATGACTATTTTGATTCCTTGATTCCACTTCACCCTGATTTGTTTTCTTCAGTTCGCCTTCCTGACGATCGTGTTGGCTTGAAACTCCAAGTTTGGGATGATCGCCTTGCTGTCTCCCAGCTGCAGAAGAATGCTGCTTTGCAACAGAAGGAAGAAGACATGAAAAATGGCTGCTTAGCCTTTCCAGTTGGCTTTACAAGGGGCTTTGGATTGAAGAGGAAATGCATGGAATGGTTGGAAGAGTGGCAGAGACTTCCATATACTTCACCTTACTCTGATGCCTCAGATTTGGATCCACGAACAGATGTGTCTGAGAAGAGAATTGTTGGAGTCTTTCATGAGCTTCTCCACCTTACTGTACATAAGAGAACGGAGCGCAAGAATGTAAGCAATCTTCGCAACCCATTGTCACTGCCCCAGAAGTTCACTAGGGTGTTTGAGCGACATCCTGGCATTTTTTACATCTCAAAGAAGATTGATACTCAGACTGTGGTTCTTAGAGAAGCATATGATCGGCAACAACTTTTACATAAACATCCTCTTGTTGATATCAGGGGAAAATATGCAAGTATGATGAGAAAGGGATTTTTGGATAGAAGTAGAGGCTTATACAAGAAAACAGCATCTTCTGGTCCAGAGGAATCAATGATTGTTCATGGTGATGAACCCACTGATAGTTGTGAAGAAGATTTAGGCTGTGATTTGCTTTCCGAATAA